A window from Triplophysa dalaica isolate WHDGS20190420 chromosome 3, ASM1584641v1, whole genome shotgun sequence encodes these proteins:
- the gng12a gene encoding guanine nucleotide-binding protein G(I)/G(S)/G(O) subunit gamma-12a, whose amino-acid sequence MVSKMSSKMAGSNNLINARRTVQQLRVEASIERIKVSKASADLMRYCGEHAKYDSLLMGIPTSENPFKDKKPCTIL is encoded by the exons ATGGTTTCAAAAATGTCCTCTAAAATGGCCGGCTCAAACAACCTGATCAATGCTAGGAGGACGGTACAGCAGCTGAGAGTTGAGGCCAGTATTGAGAGGATAAAG GTATCCAAGGCCTCGGCGGACCTCATGCGCTACTGCGGAGAACACGCCAAATACGACTCCCTGCTCATGGGCATCCCTACCTCAGAAAACCCATTTAAGGACAAAAAGCCTTGCACTATATTGTAG